DNA from Pseudomonas mendocina:
TGGAGGAAGCCATGGCCCAACGCCAGGTCGACTTGGCCACCTTCGACATGCTGCCACGCATGGCACTGTCCGCCGGCTATGCCGGGCGAAACAACGTCAGCGCCAAGCAACAGGGCGACCAGCGCCTGATCGTGCAGGAACGCCGACGCAAGGTGGTACATACCATCATCCAGGACGTGCGCTCCGCTTATTGGCGCGCGGTGGCCGCGGATCGTCTGCTGACCCAGATCGATAGCCTTATGGCGCGCGTCGCCCAGGCCCGCGACAACAGCCAAAGCCTGAGCGAGCAGCGTATCGGCGACCCGATCCAGGCCCTGAGCTATCAACGCGCGTTGATCGAGGCCACCCGCCAGCTGGAAGAACAACGCCGCGCCCTGTCGCTGGCCAAGACCGAACTGGCCACGCTGATCAACCTGCCACTGATAACCGGAACTCAAGGTGGAGCTGGACACGCTGGAGCAGGAGGCTCTGGCCAGCCGTCCCGAACTGCGCGAGCAGGACTACCAGGCGCGCATCAGTGCCGCAGAAACACGCAAAGCCATGCTCCGTCTGCTGCCGGGCCTGGAGTTTTCCGCCGGCGGCCACTACGACAGCAACTCGTTTCTGGTGAACCAGAGCTGGGCCGACTACGGCGTGAAAGTCACCTGGAACCTGTTCAACGTGCTCTCCGCGCCAGCCGCCATCGATGTCGCCAAAGCCGGCCAGGAAGTCGCCGATGCGCGGCGCCAGGCCATGTCGATGGCCATCCTCGCTCAATTGCACGTGGCCAACGCCAACTTCCGCGAAGCCCAGCGTCAGTTCCAGACCAGCCAGCAACTGGCCGGCTTGGACGGGCAGATCGTCGAGCAACTGCGTAATCGCTACCAGGCCCAGGGCATTGGCGAACTGGAACTGATCCAGGGCGAGCTGAACACGCTGCAGGCGGATCTGCGCTGCGACCTGGCCTACGCCGAGCTGCGTAACAGCTATGGCCAGCTATTTGCCAGCGTCGGCCTCGACCCGCTGCCGGAGAGCGTCGCGTCCGACAGCTTTGCGGACATCGCCGCCGCGCTCTCCACTCGCGAAGCGCAGTGGCAGGCAGGTCAGCTCTAGTCTGTCAGCACTCGCCATCGAGACTGGCGATCCAACGGTCGATCACCTCCAGCCCTTCGCGGTGGGAGGTGGAACGACCCAGCTCGGGCATCATGATGCTGGGATCGGTGCTGTGCAGGCGGAAGCTCAGCACCGATTTCTCCGGCACACCGGGGTGGATGTCCACCAACCGGTCGCCAGAACCCTTGCCCGCAGCGACCGGCTGCTTACATAGCCCATAGGCGATGCTCAACGGCGTAGCTGGATCGAGATACAAACCCGACGTCCGCCCCGGCCCCTCAGGGTTATGGCAATGCGCGCAATTGGCATCCAGATAACTGCGCGCCTGGTGCTCCAGACTCTCCCCTTCACGCGGCGCGCTCCACAGAGCATTTCGCGGAACGCTGGCCATGTCAGCCGGAACACCTTGCAGGAAACCAATGCTCTGCCAATGCTGCAACTGGTTGACAGTGCCATCGGCGTAGGCGAAATCCTTGTTCAGATGACGCGCCTTCGGCCCCAGCGGCTGCACACCCTTGCCTGCCTGCTCCTCATGACAACCCGCGCACTGGTTGGCGTCGGGAACCTGGTAGTCGACCGCCAGCACCTCACCCGCTTCATCATGAAGCGCCAGATCGAAACTGGCACCTGCCCAGTCCAGGGTGGCCTCGCGTTGCGCCTCGTCCCAGACATAGGGCAACGCGACCCAGCCCTGCTCCTGGCGCAGCAGAATGCGCGTCTCGATCAGTCGCACCCGCTTCAGCTCCACCGCCTCGGCAGCGTGCTGCTCGCTACGCAGCAGCCGGCCCTGGGCATCGAGCGGATAGTAGAAGGTCTTGCTCAGCACGGTGCCGACAGGGTAATCGAAACGCATGTCGGCATAGCGAGCCTGGCTCCCCTCCGGCATCCAGACGGTACGCAGTTTGTGCGCGTAATCGGTGAACAGTGGCGTGTTCAGGTCGTAGGGCAGTACACCATCGGCTGGCTGCAACTGGCCATTGCGCTGCTGCAGCACGCCCCAGGCACTAAGCTTCTGCGGATAGTCCTCACCGCTGGGCAGATACAGGGGCGTGCGTGCCTGCTCGCAGGCAGCGAGCAGTACCGCGGCAATCAATAGCCAAGCGTGCTTCATGCTCACTCACCCGTCTCGGCCAGGGCTGCACGCAGCTCGACGGCGGGAAGACGGGGCAGCGCGCAACGATGGGGCTCGATGTCGGTGCTGATGTTCTTGTAGCCGCCTGGCCCATCGACGTTGACGATACCCGCCTCGCCATTGTCGATGCAGATGGCCAGCTCCGCCGGTAGCTTGCCGTCGACCAGTTTTTCGGGGTTCACGTAGCCATCCCAGAGGATATCGGGCAGGCGCCCATTGAGCCCGAACTTGGCCAGCCTCAGGGCCTTGAGCTCGAGATTGTCAGGGCTGTCACCGCCAGGGCCGAAACGATTGCCATGAATATGAATGGCTTCCGGGTAGGGATCGAAATCCTCGGTCGTGGAAAGATCGGTATAACCGGTGCTGAAGTAACTGCTGACGATGACGTTGGCAGTGCGGTGATCGCCAATATCGTTGTCGAAGATTTCCACCTTGTCGTTGGAGTTGATCAGCACTCCAGAGCCCGCCGGCACACTGGCGACCGGCGTGCCCTTGTGACCGAAGTTCTTGTGGTTGTTGCCCTCGACCTTGTTGCGGTAGACCCGCGTGGTGTGTCCTGGCTGCGGCAGGTTGGGCATGTTGAATACCAGAATGCCGCCGGTGTTGCCGGTGGCGACGTTGTCGTAAACGTCGGCACCGATGGTGTTCTCGATTTCGATACCGGCGACATTACGCTCGGCACGGCTGTTGCGCACCACCACGTTGCGCGACTGGCCCACATAGATGCCAGCATCCGAAGCAGCGATGGCTACCACGCCGTCGATCAGCACGTTCTCGGTCTGCACCGGATAGATGCCATAGGCACCATTCTCGGTAGCCGGGCCATTCGTCCACTCGGTGCGTACACGGCGGATGATGATGTTCTGACCGCCCACGATCTTGAGCGCATCACCCTTGGTGTCCTCCAGCGCCAGATCCTCGATGGTGAAGTCGGAAGCGTTCACCAGCAGCCCTTCGGCACCGGACTTCTGCCCCTTGAAATTGAGGATGGTCTGATCCATGCCGGCGCCACGCAACGTCACACCACTGACCTTGAGGCTCAGGCTACGGTCGAGCTGCCAGGTGCCAGCGGGAATATCGATCACCTCACCCGGCTTGGCCTTGATCAACTGCGTCTGCAGTTGCTTTTGAAAGTCGAGGCTGGCCACGGGCGGCGCGTCGCTCTCCCCACACGCAGTCAGCAATAAGGACAGAGCAATAGCAGAGGGAGCGGCAAGGCGCATGGCAGGACTCCGATGTTGTTTTTATATATTGGAACTATAGTACCAAAATAAAAGCAAACCAAGCCCGCCATGCATCACCAGCCGAGCCATGAAACCAGGCGAGACGCTTGCAGCCCTTGCCGGGAAACAACAGACTACGCCCGCCATATCTTCCTTCCACAGCCCAAGGACAGGCCGCCATGCACACCCTCGAACGCATCTATCCGTTGAAGATGGATGAGCGTCTGGCCGCCGACCAGGCCACTCTCGACCTGCACATGCAACGCTACGAATTCGCCAGCGACTCGCTAGCAGGCTCGCGGGTGCTCGACATGGCATGCGGTTGCGGTTACGGCAGTGCGTTGTTGGCCGAACGAAATCCGGACAAGCAAATCACCGGTATCGACATCGACCCGGAAGCTATCGCCTACGCTCAGGCCCACTACCAGCGGCCGAATCTGCGCTATCAGTGCGCCAATGCCGAAACCTTCGCCGACAGCGAAGGCTTCGACAGCATCGTCAGTCTGGAAACCATCGAGCACCTGCCAGACCCGGTACGCCTGATAGAAAACCTCACGCGACTGCTGGCCGAGGGTGGCCGCATCATTGCCTCGGTGCCGACCACGCCAACGCTCGACGGCAACCCGCACCATCTTCACGACTTCAGCCCAACCAGCTTCGCCCGCCTGTTCCGCCGCCATGGCTTGCGCCCACATGAGCGCTTCGAGCAGATCCAACGCTGGGAGTTTTCGGGGCTGTTCAAGAAGTCAGAGAAGAAAGAAGCCCGCCAGCACCGCTCGGAAGGCGTCGGCAACGCCGTGCTGGCGTACTACCTCAGCCACCCGCTGTACCTGTTCAGGCGCTTGTGGTCGATCCTGCGCTACGGCCCCAGCAACCGCTACCTGACCTGCCGGTTCAGCGCTGACTGAAACTGTCGCACCTCACGATGACAACGGTGGGCTGAAGCTCACCCTACCGAGTGCAGGCCAGGGCTTCTGAAACGAAAACGCCAGCGTGGTGCTGGCGTTTTCGTGAGCGCTGCCGATGATTCAGCGCGGTACTGCTGGCTTCTTCGACGGTTTCTTGCCCTTGCCTTTACCGGCGCCTGCGCGCTCACGCGCCGCTTGCTGGTTACGCGCCTCAGCCGCCGCTTTGGCCTGCTCGCGCTTGTCCCAGGGCTTGCTGCCATCACTGCCACGCGGCGGCAGCCCCGTGTGCTGCGTGAGAATCTTGCCCGCATTACCCGCCTTCTTGCTGCCAACCGGCGTGGAGTTCTTGCGCCGTGCACTCTGGTAGCCATCATCAGCAGCCGGCTGATTGGCCGGAATCAACTGATGTTTGGCCGGGCCGATCAGATCACTGCGGCCCATGCGCTCCAGAGCCTCACGCAGCAGCGGCCACCCTTTCGGATCGTGATAGCGCAGGAAGGCTTTGTGCAGGCGACGTTGCTGATCGCTTTTGACGATCTCGACGCCGTCGCTCTTGTAGGTCACCTTGCGCAGCGGGTTCTTGCCCGAGTGATACATGGCGGTCGCCGTAGCCATCGGCGACGGGTAGAACGCTTGCACCTGATCGGCGCGGAAGCCATTGCGCTTGAGCCACAGGGCGAGGTTCATCATGTCCTCGTCGGTGGTGCCGGGGTGCGCGGCGATGAAGTACGGGATCAGGTACTGCTCCTTGCCCGCCTCCTTCGAGAACTTCTCGAACATCTGCTTGAAGCGGTCGTAGCTACCGATCCCCGGCTTCATCATCTTGTCCAGCGGGCCACGCTCGGTGTGCTCCGGGGCGATCTTCAGGTAGCCACCGACGTGGTGGGTGACCAGTTCCTTGACGTACTCCGGCGACTCGACAGCCAGGTCGTAGCGCAGGCCGGAGGCGATCAGGATCTTCTTCACGCCCGGCAGCGCGCGCGCCTTGCGGTACAGCTCGATCAAGGACGAGTGGTCGGTGTTGAGATTTTCACAGATGCCGGGGAATACGCACGACGGCTTGCGGCAGTGGCGCTCGATCTCCGGATCCTTGCAGGCGATGCGGTACATGTTGGCGGTCGGCCCACCGAGGTCGGAGACCACGCCGGTGAAGCCCGGCACCTTGTCGCGCATTTCCTCGATCTCGCGGATGATCGACTCGTGCGAACGGTTCTGGATGATGCGGCCCTCGTGCTCGGTGATCGAGCAGAAGGTACAACCACCGAAGCAGCCACGCATGATGTTCACCGAGAAGCGAATCATCTCGTAGGCCGGAATCTTCTCCTTGCCATACGCCGGGTGTGGCACACGCGCATAGGGCATGCCGAATACGTAGTCCATTTCCTCGGTGGTCATGGGAATGGGTGGCGGGTTGAACCACACGTCCACCTCGCCGTGCTTCTGCACCAGCGCACGGGCGTTGCCCGGGTTGGTTTCCAGGTGCAGCACGCGGTTGGCATGGGCATAGAGAACCGGGTCGTTGCGCACCTTCTCGAACGACGGCAGGCGGATCACCGTCTTGTCGCGGGTCATGCGCGGACTGTCGAGAATCTGCACCACCTTGGCTTCGTTGGGGTCTTCGATCTCGCCTTTGGCCTGCTCGATGGCACAGGCCTCGGTGTCCTGCGTATTGACGTAGGGGTTGATGATCTTGTCGACACGGCCCGGGCGGTCGATACGGGTGGAATCGACCTCGAACCAGCCTTCCGGGGTGTCACGGCGAATGAAGGCCGTGCCACGCACATCGCTGATCGCCTCGACACGTTCACCACGCGACAGGCGTTGGGCGATCTCCACCACCGCGCGCTCGGCATTGCCATAGAGCAGGATGTCGGCGGTAGCGTCCATCAGGATCGAGCGACGCACCTTGTCCTGCCAGTAGTCGTAGTGGGCGATGCGGCGCAACGAGGCTTCGATGCCGCCAAGGATCACCGGCACGTGGCTATAGGCTTCCTTGCAGCGCTGGCTGTAGACCAGGCTGGCACGATCCGGGCGCTTGCCGGCCAGACCACCAGGCGTATAGGCGTCGTCGGAGCGGATCTTCTTGTCCGCGGTGTAGCGGTTGATCATCGAGTCCATGTTGCCCGCTGCCACGCCGAAGAACAGATTCGGCTCGCCAAGCTTCATGAAGTCGTCCTTCGAGCGCCAATCCGGCTGGGCGATGATGCCCACGCGGAAGCCCTGAGCTTCGAGCAGGCGGCCGATGATGGCCATGCCGAACGAAGGATGATCGACGTAAGCATCACCGGTCACGATGATGATGTCGCAGCTGTCCCAGCCGAGCTGATCCATCTCTTCCCGGCTCATCGGCAGGAAGGGCGCAGGCCCGAAACACTCGGCCCAGTATTTGGGATAGTCGAACAGCGGCTTGGCGGCTTGCATATTTTTTGATCAGAGGACGGTCACGAGGGGCGCGGACTATAGCACAAATTTTGACCAAACCAGACTACTGCACTGGGGTTTAAAGCCCTCCTCCGCACGCGTCATGCATCCTGCCCAACCGCTCAAAAATGCACCTTTTCACATCCAGCGCAATCGGCTTCGAAACCGAATGAAACAGGAGAAAAAACCGCCATTTACTCGCAATAGCCATGAGCCATATTTGTTTTAGATCAATAACAAAGCTGTGCATATACTCAATCACTCGAACACTGCATTTCTGGATGCCTATGCTGCAGCGCCTCGTCTTATCGATCCTTCTTCTGTTGGGGCCATGCGCCATGAGCCTGGCTGCAACTCCATTCGCGCTGACGCCGAACAGCAGCGGCCTTGCACTGAATGGAAACATTGAGTTGCTGGAGGACACACGAGGCGAGATCAATGCAGCCAACCTGGATTCAGCCGAGATACAGGCGCGCTTTCAGCCAGCCAATGGTCGCGCCAGCGTCGGCCAGAGCCTGACGCCCTGGTGGATCAAGCTCACCTTGCAGCGCGAGGCCGATGCTCCCAAGCAATGGGCGCTGGAAGTGGGGTCGGTCACGCAACTGGATCTGCAGCTGTATCTGCCCGACGGCCAGGGCGGCTGGCAGGTACGCCAGTCCGGCGAGCGCGTTGCCTTCGCAGAAAGCCGCGATCATCCGTATCGGCGCATGTTGTTCAAGCTTCCCGCTCTGGACGAGCAACCACTGACCCTCTATCTGCGCGTCTTCGATCCGGCCGGCAACTCCTTTCCGATGCGCATTTGGCAGCTTGACGACCTCACCCAACTGGCCACCCACGAGAATCTCGGCCTCGGCACCATCTACGGCGTTATTCTCGCGCTGCTGCTGTACAACCTGTTCATCCTCATTTCCCTGCGCGACAAGGCCTACTTCTGGTACGTGCTCACCACCGCTTTCGCCCTGGTGTTCATCATCAGCATGACCGGTCATGGCGCCCAGTACCTGTGGCCCAACGGCGCTGTGCCGCCCTGGCTCGACCGCGTCACGCTGCCCTCGCTGTGGGGGCTGTTCGCCTGCCGCTTCACTCAGACCCTGCTACAGACTCGCGTCTACGTGCGCTGGGCGCACCATCTGCTGAGCATGGCTTGCGTCATCTACATCGTCGCCATCGCGCTGAACCTGTTCGGCCAGCGCTACCTGGCCGCCTGGGCCATCGCCCTGCTGTCACTGACCAGTATCCCCGCCGCGCTCGGCAGCGCACTGATCCGCTGGCGTCAGGGTTTCTTCCCTGCGCAGCTGTATCTTTACGGCTATGGCCTGGTGCTCGGCAGCGTCGGCATCCTGCTGCTACGCACCACAGGCGTATTGCAGCCGGCCGAATGGAACGCCTATGTGTTCCCGCTAGCGGTAGCTGCCGAGTCGATACTCTTCTCCTTCGCCCTGGCCTACCGCATCCAGATACTCAAGCAGGAACGCGCGGTCGCCCTGCAGCAGGCGGATCGCGAGAAGACTGCACGCCTGGCGCAACTGCAGGCGAGCGCGGACGAGCTGCAAGCTGCGGTCACCGCCCGCACTGCCGAGCTGGCCGCCACCAATGACCAGCTTCGCGAACGCGAGCGTGAACTCAAACATGCCGCCTTCCATGATCTGCTGACCGAACTGCCCAACCGCCGCTATCTCGTCGAACGCTGCGAGTCGGCTCTGGCCCATGCGCAGCGGCACAACGAAAGCGTGGCGTTGATGCTGATCGACCTGGATCACTTCAAACCGATCAATGACCGCTTTGGCCACGCGGCAGGCGATCTGATGCTGCAGGTGATCGCCAAACGCCTGCGTGAACACGTCCGCGCGGGTGATGCAGTGGCACGCCTGGGTGGCGATGAGTTCGCCGCACTGATCTGCGGCAGCGATGCCGAAGGCCAGGCTCGCGAGATTGCCGCACGCCTGCTGGCCGAGTTGTCGGAGCCTGTGCACTACGGCGCCGAACGCCTGCGGGTCACCATCAGCATCGGCGTCGCACTCTACCCATCGCACGCGAGCAATTTCACCGGCCTGTACAAGATCGCCGATCAGGCGCTTTACCGCGTCAAGGAACTGGGCCGCTCAGGGGCACGCGTGCACGGCGACGATGGTGAGCTGAGCGAACAGGCCTGCCTGCAACTCGACGTACTGAAAGTACCGAGCGGGCTGGTCTAGCCACGCAGGGCGGGTTGCACCGCACTGGCATAGATCCCGTTAGCCGATATAACGACGGGGCACACGAGCGGTGACCTTGGTCAGCAGCTCGTAGCCAATGGTGCCGCAGGCTGCTGCTACCTCGTCCACCAGCAGGTTCGTTCCCCATAGCTCCACCGACGAATCGATATCGGCCTCTGGCAAGTCGGTGATATCCACCGCCAGCATGTCCATCGATACCCGCCCAACCAGCGCTGCACGCTGGCCAGCCACCAGTACTGGTGTACCGCTCGGTGCGTGGCGCGGGTAACCGTCGGCGTAGCCACAACTGACCGTGGCGATTCGCGATGGGCGCTCGGCCACCCAGGTCGCGCCATAGCCAACACTGTCGCCCACCGCGACTTCACGCACGGCGATGACCCGTGCAGCCAGGGTCATCGCCGGTTTCAGACCGAGCTCAGAGACGCCAAGATCGGCAAAAGGCGTGGCGCCGTAAAGCATGATGCCGGGACGCAACCAATCCATATGCGCAGCGGGAATAGTGAGCACGGCAGCCGAATTGGCCAATGAGCGGTGATCGAAATCGAGATCCAGCACATCGAGAAAGCGTTCGACCTGCTGTTCGGTCAACGGGTGACCGCGCTCGTCGGCGCAAGCGAAGTGGCTGATCAGATTGAGCTCGGCCAGCTGTGCAGTGCCTTGCAGGTGTGCATGCCACTGACGCAAGCCGGCAGCATCGAAACCCAGACGATGCATCCCGGAGTCCAGCTTGAGCCAGACGTTGAGCGGTCGCGATAGCTCGCTGCCAAGCAATGCCGCAGCCTGCACCGCACTCTGCACCACCACGTCCAGACCGAGTTGGGCGGCGATGGCATATTCACCGGCCTCGAAGCAGCCTTCAAGCAGCAGGATGCGCGCCTCGCCATGCATCGCACGCACCTCTGCCGCCTCCTCCAGGCTGGCCACGGCGAAACCGTCAGCCACTTCATGCAGCGCCGTGACCACTTCACGCACACCATGGCCATAGGCGTTGGCCTTGACCACGGCGAACGCCTGGCGCCCTGGCGCGCAGCGCTTGGCGACAGCGTAATTGTGGGCGATGGCGGAAAGGTCAACGATGGCAGCAAGCGGACGCATGACAGAAGGCCTGAACGAAAAACGGGCGCCCATCTTAACCGCTGGACGCCCGTTTTCATTGATCTGTGCCACGCCCTCATGGCTGCGAAAACCATCGCGGGGTGGGCAGGATGCAAGGAGCACACAGCCAGCGAAGTGGCCCTGTGCTCGTGAGAGTGACTACAGGAGGTCTGGATCTATTCGTCGTCGAACTGATAACTGCCCGGCGCCAGGTTCTCGAAGCGCGAGTACTTGCCGAGGAAAGCCAGACGCGCCGTACCCAACGGACCGTTACGCTGCTTGCCAATGATGATTTCCGCCACACCCTTGTACTCGGTCTCCGGGTGGTACACCTCGTCGCGGTATACGAACAGGATGATATCGGCGTCCTGCTCGATCGCACCGGATTCACGCAAGTCGGAGTTGATCGGGCGCTTGTTGGGACGCTGCTCCAGACCCCGGTTGAGCTGCGACAGGGCGATGACCGGACAGTTGAATTCCTTGGCCAGGCCTTTGAGCGAGCGCGAAATCTCGGAGATTTCGTTGACCCGGCTGTCGCCACTGGAACCCGGAATCTGCATCAGCTGCAGGTAGTCGACCATGATCAGGCCGATCTCGCCATGCTCACGGGCCAACCGGCGGGTACGCGCACGCATCTCGCTCGGGGAAATACCGGCGGTATCGTCGATGAACAGCTTGCGGTCGTTGAGCAGGTTGACCGCGCTGGTCAGCCGCGGCCAATCGTCGTCATCCAGTTGGCCGGCACGCACCTTGGTCTGGTCGATACGCCCCAGCGAGGCGAGCATACGAATGACGATGGACTCCGAAGGCATCTCCAGGGAGTACACCAGAATCGCCTTGTCGCTGCGCATCAGCGCGTTTTCCACCAGGTTCATGGCGAAGGTGGTCTTACCCATCGACGGGCGACCGGCGACGATGATCATATCGGCCGGTTGCAGGCCGCTGGTCAGGTTGTCCAGGTCGTCGAAGCCGGTAGACAAACCGGTAATCGCATCGCCGTTGTTGAACAGTGTGTCGATACGGTCGATGGCCTTGACCAGAATGTCATTGATGCCCACCGGGCCACCGGTTTTCGGTCGATCTTCGGCGATCTGGAAGATCAAGCGCTCAGCTTCGTCGAGAATCTCCTCGCCGGTACGGCCTTCCGGGGCGTAGGCACTGTCGGCGATCTCATTGCTGATGCCGATCAGTTTTCGCAAGGTGGCTCGCTCGCGAATGATCTGCGCATAGGCCTTGATGTTGGCGACCGACG
Protein-coding regions in this window:
- a CDS encoding SO2930 family diheme c-type cytochrome yields the protein MKHAWLLIAAVLLAACEQARTPLYLPSGEDYPQKLSAWGVLQQRNGQLQPADGVLPYDLNTPLFTDYAHKLRTVWMPEGSQARYADMRFDYPVGTVLSKTFYYPLDAQGRLLRSEQHAAEAVELKRVRLIETRILLRQEQGWVALPYVWDEAQREATLDWAGASFDLALHDEAGEVLAVDYQVPDANQCAGCHEEQAGKGVQPLGPKARHLNKDFAYADGTVNQLQHWQSIGFLQGVPADMASVPRNALWSAPREGESLEHQARSYLDANCAHCHNPEGPGRTSGLYLDPATPLSIAYGLCKQPVAAGKGSGDRLVDIHPGVPEKSVLSFRLHSTDPSIMMPELGRSTSHREGLEVIDRWIASLDGEC
- a CDS encoding parallel beta-helix domain-containing protein, with product MRLAAPSAIALSLLLTACGESDAPPVASLDFQKQLQTQLIKAKPGEVIDIPAGTWQLDRSLSLKVSGVTLRGAGMDQTILNFKGQKSGAEGLLVNASDFTIEDLALEDTKGDALKIVGGQNIIIRRVRTEWTNGPATENGAYGIYPVQTENVLIDGVVAIAASDAGIYVGQSRNVVVRNSRAERNVAGIEIENTIGADVYDNVATGNTGGILVFNMPNLPQPGHTTRVYRNKVEGNNHKNFGHKGTPVASVPAGSGVLINSNDKVEIFDNDIGDHRTANVIVSSYFSTGYTDLSTTEDFDPYPEAIHIHGNRFGPGGDSPDNLELKALRLAKFGLNGRLPDILWDGYVNPEKLVDGKLPAELAICIDNGEAGIVNVDGPGGYKNISTDIEPHRCALPRLPAVELRAALAETGE
- a CDS encoding bifunctional 2-polyprenyl-6-hydroxyphenol methylase/3-demethylubiquinol 3-O-methyltransferase UbiG → MHTLERIYPLKMDERLAADQATLDLHMQRYEFASDSLAGSRVLDMACGCGYGSALLAERNPDKQITGIDIDPEAIAYAQAHYQRPNLRYQCANAETFADSEGFDSIVSLETIEHLPDPVRLIENLTRLLAEGGRIIASVPTTPTLDGNPHHLHDFSPTSFARLFRRHGLRPHERFEQIQRWEFSGLFKKSEKKEARQHRSEGVGNAVLAYYLSHPLYLFRRLWSILRYGPSNRYLTCRFSAD
- a CDS encoding YgiQ family radical SAM protein, whose amino-acid sequence is MQAAKPLFDYPKYWAECFGPAPFLPMSREEMDQLGWDSCDIIIVTGDAYVDHPSFGMAIIGRLLEAQGFRVGIIAQPDWRSKDDFMKLGEPNLFFGVAAGNMDSMINRYTADKKIRSDDAYTPGGLAGKRPDRASLVYSQRCKEAYSHVPVILGGIEASLRRIAHYDYWQDKVRRSILMDATADILLYGNAERAVVEIAQRLSRGERVEAISDVRGTAFIRRDTPEGWFEVDSTRIDRPGRVDKIINPYVNTQDTEACAIEQAKGEIEDPNEAKVVQILDSPRMTRDKTVIRLPSFEKVRNDPVLYAHANRVLHLETNPGNARALVQKHGEVDVWFNPPPIPMTTEEMDYVFGMPYARVPHPAYGKEKIPAYEMIRFSVNIMRGCFGGCTFCSITEHEGRIIQNRSHESIIREIEEMRDKVPGFTGVVSDLGGPTANMYRIACKDPEIERHCRKPSCVFPGICENLNTDHSSLIELYRKARALPGVKKILIASGLRYDLAVESPEYVKELVTHHVGGYLKIAPEHTERGPLDKMMKPGIGSYDRFKQMFEKFSKEAGKEQYLIPYFIAAHPGTTDEDMMNLALWLKRNGFRADQVQAFYPSPMATATAMYHSGKNPLRKVTYKSDGVEIVKSDQQRRLHKAFLRYHDPKGWPLLREALERMGRSDLIGPAKHQLIPANQPAADDGYQSARRKNSTPVGSKKAGNAGKILTQHTGLPPRGSDGSKPWDKREQAKAAAEARNQQAARERAGAGKGKGKKPSKKPAVPR
- a CDS encoding diguanylate cyclase; this translates as MLQRLVLSILLLLGPCAMSLAATPFALTPNSSGLALNGNIELLEDTRGEINAANLDSAEIQARFQPANGRASVGQSLTPWWIKLTLQREADAPKQWALEVGSVTQLDLQLYLPDGQGGWQVRQSGERVAFAESRDHPYRRMLFKLPALDEQPLTLYLRVFDPAGNSFPMRIWQLDDLTQLATHENLGLGTIYGVILALLLYNLFILISLRDKAYFWYVLTTAFALVFIISMTGHGAQYLWPNGAVPPWLDRVTLPSLWGLFACRFTQTLLQTRVYVRWAHHLLSMACVIYIVAIALNLFGQRYLAAWAIALLSLTSIPAALGSALIRWRQGFFPAQLYLYGYGLVLGSVGILLLRTTGVLQPAEWNAYVFPLAVAAESILFSFALAYRIQILKQERAVALQQADREKTARLAQLQASADELQAAVTARTAELAATNDQLRERERELKHAAFHDLLTELPNRRYLVERCESALAHAQRHNESVALMLIDLDHFKPINDRFGHAAGDLMLQVIAKRLREHVRAGDAVARLGGDEFAALICGSDAEGQAREIAARLLAELSEPVHYGAERLRVTISIGVALYPSHASNFTGLYKIADQALYRVKELGRSGARVHGDDGELSEQACLQLDVLKVPSGLV
- the alr gene encoding alanine racemase; translated protein: MRPLAAIVDLSAIAHNYAVAKRCAPGRQAFAVVKANAYGHGVREVVTALHEVADGFAVASLEEAAEVRAMHGEARILLLEGCFEAGEYAIAAQLGLDVVVQSAVQAAALLGSELSRPLNVWLKLDSGMHRLGFDAAGLRQWHAHLQGTAQLAELNLISHFACADERGHPLTEQQVERFLDVLDLDFDHRSLANSAAVLTIPAAHMDWLRPGIMLYGATPFADLGVSELGLKPAMTLAARVIAVREVAVGDSVGYGATWVAERPSRIATVSCGYADGYPRHAPSGTPVLVAGQRAALVGRVSMDMLAVDITDLPEADIDSSVELWGTNLLVDEVAAACGTIGYELLTKVTARVPRRYIG
- the dnaB gene encoding replicative DNA helicase, whose protein sequence is MNDITIPEQYDLQTAALKVPPHSIEAEQAVLGGLMLDNNAWERVLDGVSDVDFYRHDHRLIFRAIFKLAERNEPFDVVTLSEQLDKEGQLSQVGGLAYLAELAKNTPSVANIKAYAQIIRERATLRKLIGISNEIADSAYAPEGRTGEEILDEAERLIFQIAEDRPKTGGPVGINDILVKAIDRIDTLFNNGDAITGLSTGFDDLDNLTSGLQPADMIIVAGRPSMGKTTFAMNLVENALMRSDKAILVYSLEMPSESIVIRMLASLGRIDQTKVRAGQLDDDDWPRLTSAVNLLNDRKLFIDDTAGISPSEMRARTRRLAREHGEIGLIMVDYLQLMQIPGSSGDSRVNEISEISRSLKGLAKEFNCPVIALSQLNRGLEQRPNKRPINSDLRESGAIEQDADIILFVYRDEVYHPETEYKGVAEIIIGKQRNGPLGTARLAFLGKYSRFENLAPGSYQFDDE